The Elgaria multicarinata webbii isolate HBS135686 ecotype San Diego chromosome 4, rElgMul1.1.pri, whole genome shotgun sequence genome contains a region encoding:
- the FZD3 gene encoding frizzled-3 — protein MAANWMIHYLWPLAVLVGCTSGHSLFSCEPIILRMCQDLPYNTTFMPNLLNHYDQQTAALAMEPFHPMVNLDCSRDFRPFLCALYAPVCMEYGRVTLPCRRICQRAYNECSKLMEMFGVSWPEDMECSRFPDCDEPYPRLVDLSVVGEPTEEVPVAVQRDYGFWCPRELKIDPDLGYTFLRVRDCSPPCPNMYFRREELSFARYFIGVISIVCLSATLFTFLTFLIDVTRFRYPERPIIFYAVCYMMVSLIFFIGFLLEDRVACNASSPTTYKASTVTQGSHNKACTMLFMVLYFFTMAGSVWWVILTITWFLAAVPKWGSEAIEKKALLFHASAWGIPGTLTIILLAMNKIEGDNISGVCFVGLYDVEALRYFVLAPLCLYVVVGVSLLLAGIISLNRVRIEIPLEKENQDKLVKFMIRIGVFSVLYLVPLLVVIGCYFYEQAYRGVWETTWIQERCKEYHIPCPYQVTQMRRPDLILFLMKYLMALIVGIPSVFWVGSKKTCFEWASFFHGRRKKEVVNESQQVLQEPDFAQSLLRDPNTPIIRKSRGTSTQGTSTHASSTQLAMMDDQRSKAGSVHSKVSSYHGSLHRSRDGRYTPCSYRGIEDRLPHGSMSRLTDHSRHSSSHRLNDQSRHSSTRDLSGNPVTHITHGTSMNRVIEEDGTSA, from the exons cCATTCCACCCGATGGTAAACCTTGACTGCTCCCGGGACTTCCGGCCTTTTCTGTGTGCTCTTTATGCTCCTGTTTGCATGGAGTACGGCAGAGTCACCCTCCCATGTCGCAGAATTTGTCAACGGGCGTACAACGAGTGTTCAAAACTCATGGAGATGTTTGGCGTGTCTTGGCCAGAGGATATGGAATGCAGCAG GTTCCCGGACTGTGATGAGCCTTACCCTCGCCTGGTCGATCTCAGCGTAGTTGGGGAGCCAACAGAAGAGGTGCCGGTGGCAGTGCAAAGAGACTATGGCTTTTGGTGCCCCCGAGAGCTGAAAATAGACCCTGACCTGGGCTACACATTCCTGCGGGTACGGGACTGCTCCCCTCCTTGTCCAAATATGTATTTCCGGCGTGAGGAGCTCTCCTTCGCGCGGTACTTCATTGGCGTGATCTCCATTGTCTGCCTTTCAGCCACCTTGTTTACTTTCTTGACTTTCCTGATCGACGTCACAAGGTTCCGCTACCCAGAAAGGCCCATTATCTTTTACGCCGTCTGTTACATGATGGTGTCTCTCATTTTCTTCATCGGCTTTTTGCTGGAGGACAGGGTGGCCTGCAACGCCTCTAGCCCCACCACCTACAAGGCTTCCACGGTGACGCAGGGCTCTCACAACAAAGCGTGCACCATGCTCTTCATGGTCCTGTACTTCTTCACCATGGCTGGGAGCGTCTGGTGGGTGATTCTTACCATTACTTGGTTCTTGGCCGCCGTCCCCAAGTGGGGCAGCGAAGCCATCGAGAAGAAAGCCCTGCTTTTCCATGCCAGCGCATGGGGCATCCCGGGAACCCTGACCATCATTCTCCTCGCTATGAATAAAATTGAAGGGGACAACATCAGCGGTGTGTGTTTCGTTGGCCTCTACGATGTGGAGGCCTTGAGATACTTTGTTCTTGCTCCCCTCTGCTTGTATGTGGTGGTTGGAGTTTCTCTGCTGCTCGCCGGCATCATCTCTTTAAATCGGGTCCGTATTGAAATTCCTCTCGAGAAGGAGAACCAGGACAAGCTGGTGAAATTCATGATTCGGATTGGCGTCTTCAGCGTTCTGTATCTTGTGCCGCTTCTAGTGGTGATTGGCTGCTATTTCTATGAGCAGGCGTACCGAGGTGTGTGGGAAACGACATGGATACAAGAACGGTGCAAAGAATACCACATTCCCTGCCCTTATCAG gTCACCCAAATGAGGCGTCCAGACTTGATCCTCTTTCTGATGAAGTATCTGATGGCTCTTATAGTGGGGATACCATCTGTTTTCTGGGTTGGAAGCAAAAAGACCTGCTTTGAGTGGGCCAGCTTTTTCCACGGGCGCAGGAAAAAAGA GGTTGTGAACGAGAGCCAGCAAGTGCTTCAGGAGCCTGACTTTGCCCAGTCGCTCTTGAGAGACCCCAACACGCCCATCATCCGCAAGTCCAGAGGCACCTCCACCCAAGGGACGTCTACTCACGCCTCCTCAACCCAACTGGCAATGATGGACGACCAGCGAAGCAAAGCAGGCAGCGTCCATAGCAAAGTCAGTAGCTACCATGGCAGCTTGCATAGGTCACGGGACGGCAG GTATACCCCCTGCAGTTACCGTGGGATTGAAGATCGACTACCTCATGGCAGTATGTCCCGACTGACCGACCACTCCAGGCACAGCAGTTCGCACCGGCTCAACGATCAGTCGCGTCACAGCAGCACCAGAGACCTCAGTGGGAACCCAGTGACTCACATCACGCACGGCACTAGCATGAACCGAGTGATCGAAGAGGACGGGACCAGTGCTTGA